A window from Branchiostoma floridae strain S238N-H82 chromosome 16, Bfl_VNyyK, whole genome shotgun sequence encodes these proteins:
- the LOC118403298 gene encoding nuclear envelope integral membrane protein 1-like: MVTLTNVKFVIRELKVDSAMPVIGLVLFFFLASVTTVSADCGPGFSGVRELTKKTPSYTLSTDEGSFQVFCYSGEAASPFLLWSSVTVRVKSLDGAPTIYVGHNKSEVCQKQDQQNLILYWLMISPDKVSLPPFERSCVGVEYASTTYIGLDKKAINVWSPACLVFGLLIFSYASTLSRNVLFYYSSGITVGVLASLLILVYMLSKLVPKKSGAVVLLAAGWSTALYLLQHMYLNLQSLLQGYLPYILGYLAVAALVSFAVCYRYGPVTNERSLDLIKWGIQLIGLTFVYNGTQLPAASLTIILLAVLWANIPERLAQAVRYYWRTWFPRKIRRLTQEEYEQQAREETRRALEQLRQFCNSPDCNTWKTVSRLEKCSPVRFAKFVEGDSHLSEDEVCAYDSEVSFDLPMEDSFEEDESFVSSNT, encoded by the exons ATGGTGACCCTAACTAACGTTAAATTTGTTATACGCGAGTTAAAGGTAGATTCAGCAATGCCAGTCATCGGCCTCGTGTTGTTCTTCTTCCTGGCATCAGTGACGACAGTATCGGCAGACTGTGGGCCCGGGTTTAGTGGTGTAAGAG AACTTACCAAGAAGACACCCAGTTATACCCTCAGCACAGATGAAGGAAGCTTCCAGGTTTTCTGTTACAGCGGGGAGGCAGCTAGTCCATTCTTACTATGGAGCAGTGTGACT GTCAGGGTGAAGTCCCTGGACGGAGCCCCGACCATTTATGTGGGGCACAACAAGTCGGAGGTGTGTCAGAAACAGGACCAGCAGAACCTCATCCTCTACTGGCTCATGATCTCTCCTGACAAAGTCTCCCTCCCACCGTTCGAGAGGTCGTGTGTCGGAGTGGAGTACGCGTCAACAACATACATCGGGCTGGACAAGAAAG CGATCAACGTTTGGTCCCCAGCATGCCTTGTGTTTGGCCTGCTGATCTTCAGTTATGCCTCTACTCTCAGCAG GAATGTGCTGTTTTACTACTCATCAGGCATTACTGTTGGTGTGTTGGCATCCCTTCTGATCCTTGTCTACATGCTCAGTAAGTTGGTACCCAAG AAAAGTGGTGCAGTTGTACTGCTGGCAGCAGGATGGTCCACAGCCCTGTACCTCCTACAGCACATGTACCTGAACCTACAGTCTCTACTGCAGGGGTACCTGCCGTATATACTGGGGTACCTGGCAGTGGCTGCTCTCGTCAGCTTTGCTGTTTGTTacag GTATGGCCCAGTGACCAATGAGAGAAGTTTAGACTTGATTAAGTGGGGGATTCAGCTGATTGGTCTGACATTTGTGTACAACGGAACCCAGCTCCCTGCAGCCTCACTCACCATCATCCTACTGGCTGTACTCTGGGCCAATATCCCAGAGAGACTGGCACAGGCAGTCAGGTACTATTG gAGGACTTGGTTTCCGCGGAAGATCCGGCGTCTGACACAAGAAGAGTACGAGCAGCAGGCGCGGGAGGAAACACGGCGAGCACTGGAACAGCTGAGACAGTTCTGTAACAGTCCTGACTGTAACACATGGAAAACTGTCAGCAGACTGGAGAAGTGTTCCCCTGTAAG GTTTGCCAAGTTTGTAGAGGGAGACAGTCACCTGTCAGAAGATGAGGTCTGTGCATATGACTCTGAGGTCTCGTTTGATCTTCCAATGGAGGATAGTTTTGAGGAAGACGAATCCTTTGTTTCTAGCAACACGTAA
- the LOC118403424 gene encoding cholesterol 25-hydroxylase-like, translating to MAAMGTTCRSRGSPLILVLRVLCVLAVVTCYLLQSAIQHNIDSLWRYLRHHVLYETVYFETWFVVFCYSIIALVPEAMAKVPFFSKYRLERSLTAPRPSIPHLMTEGTLYMLPLAALDTVIVKRRFPEVSENVIELKRLDWIQRARALPERAPTLGQMVLQVAAALIIYDAMFFVIHYSVHRNAFLYRTIHAHHHDHPAGLHGRVTNRLTVAERLALVLSANFSLRLVSAHPLSRTGFIVVFIGLLVENHAGFDLPWSYDKIIPFGVMGGAARHHAHHVYGARQYQPFFTYIDNYMEQSKQHFSGKDDNL from the exons ATGGCGGCCATGGGGACAACATGTCGTTCCCGGGGTTCTCCGCTGATACTCGTCCTCAGGGTTCTCTGTGTACTggctgtggtcacctgttatcTACTCCAATCTGCAATACAG CATAACATCGACAGCCTCTGGCGCTACCTACGTCACCACGTCTTGTACGAGACTGTGTACTTTGAGACGTGGTTCGTCGTATTCTGTTACTCTATCATCGCCCTGGTGCCAGAGGCCATGGCGAAAGTTCCCTTCTTCTCAAAGTACCGACTGGAGCGGAGTTTGACTGCACCTCGCCCCTCCATCCCCCATCTCATGACAGAGGGAACCCTGTACATGCTACCATTAGCTGCCCTGGATACAGTCATCGTGAAAAG AAGGTTCCCAGAAGTATCAGAAAACGTCATAGAACTTAAACGTCTTGACTGGATCCAGAGAGCGAGAGCGCTACCCGAGCGCGCCCCCACGTTGGGACAGATGGTACTGCAGGTAGCGGCTGCACTCATCATCTATGACGCAATGTTCTTCGTCATTCATTACAGTGTACACCG GAACGCCTTCCTGTACAGAACGATCCACGCCCATCACCACGACCACCCGGCGGGTCTGCACGGCCGCGTCACCAACCGTCTGACGGTGGCAGAACGTCTAGCGCTGGTCCTGTCAGCTAACTTCTCCCTGAGACTGGTGTCCGCGCACCCGCTCAGCAGGACGGGCTTCATCGTTGTGTTCATAGGGCTGCTGGTGGAAAACCACGCCGG gtttgacttacCGTGGAGCTATGACAAGATCATTCCATTTGGTGTGATGGGAGGGGCAGCACGGCACCACGCCCACCACGTGTACGGAGCCCGTCAGTACCAACCCTTCTTCACCTACATCGACAACTACATGGAACAATCCAAACAACACTTCAGTGGGAAGGATGACAACTTGTGA